One Prunus dulcis chromosome 8, ALMONDv2, whole genome shotgun sequence DNA window includes the following coding sequences:
- the LOC117636724 gene encoding dolichyl-diphosphooligosaccharide--protein glycosyltransferase subunit 2 isoform X1, whose amino-acid sequence MATRNLGGFLVLILAIAICEAASVFQPISDSHRSAASELFTANDGSFGSLEEAYEALRSFEILGIDKKSDIRTAICQSVVDKLGSSSSAPKDLFYALKVNSILKCKVNDKIFEGIAARLKAIANTASSLLDFYHSIGSLVLIKDQSSEVDVLLADAGGIFHSIKSLSQSDGRWRFSSDNPESSTYAAGLALEALSGVVSLASSEIDQSKIGTLKSDILKLFDSVEKYDDGAMYFDEKVVDLRERQSPLSTTASVVRGLTAFAAVTSGNIKVPGDKILGLAKFFLGIGIPGNAKDFFNQVDSLASLESNKVAIPLILSLPATVLSLTKKDRLQVKVSTVLGSSAPPLTVKLVRALSSGSKVATTIESQELKFDRESESHFLDVPKSVDVGNYIFVFEVVLHDSEDEKVYATGGSTQVQIFVTGVIKIENAEIVVLDSDVGSIETQKKLDLAGENSLALSANHLQKLRLSFQLTTPFGNAFKPHQVFLKLRHETKVEHIFVVGKSGKKFEIILDFLGLVEKFYYLSGSYDIQLTVGDAVMENSFFRAIGYIDLDLPEAPEKASRPPTPAIDPYSKYGPKAEISHIFRVPEKRPSQELSLIFLGLVFLPLIGFLVGLLRLGVNLKNFPTSALPATFGILFHVGIAAVLLLYVLFWLKLDLFTTLKWVGLLGVFLLFVGHRILSHQASTSAKLKSA is encoded by the exons ATGGCTACCAGAAACCTCGGGGGATTTCTGGTACTGATTTTGGCGATTGCGATCTGCGAAGCTGCTTCCGTCTTCCAGCCGATCTCTGACTCTCACCGATCCGCGGCCTCTGAGCTCTTCACAGCCAACGATGGTTCCTTCGGGAG TTTAGAAGAGGCATATGAAGCTCTAAGATCGTTTGAGATTCTTGGGATTGATAAAAAGTCTGATATACGCACTGCTATTTGTCAGTCCGTTGTGGACAAACTTGGGTCATCGTCTTCTGCCCCAAAGGATTTGTTTTATGCCTTAAAGGTTAACAgcattttgaaatgcaaggtTAACGATAAGATATTTGAG GGCATTGCTGCAAGACTTAAAGCTATTGCCAATACTGCAAGTTCATTGCTTGACTTCTACCACTCAATCGGAAGCTTGGTACTTATTAAG GATCAAAGTTCTGAAGTTGATGTACTTCTTGCTGATGCTGGTGGAATTTTCCATTCTATCAAG TCTCTGAGCCAGAGTGATGGAAGGTGGCGTTTTAGTTCTGATAATCCCGAGTCTAGTACCTATGCTGCTG GATTAGCACTTGAAGCACTTTCGGGGGTTGTCTCATTAGCATCTTCCGAAATTGATCAGTCCAAG ATTGGTACATTGAAAAGTGATATTTTGAAGCTTTTTGACAGTGTTGAGAAATATG ATGATGGGGCCATGTACTTTGATGAAAAAGTTGTTGATCTGCGTGAGCGTCAGAGTCCTCTTTCAACTACTGCGTCAGTTGTTCGAGGACTGACAGCATTTGCAGCTGTGACATCTGGAAACATAAAG GTTCCAGGGGACAAAATATTGGGTCTGGCAAAATTCTTCCTTGGAATTGGCATTCCCGGCAATGCTAAAGACTTCTTCAACCAAGTGGACTCATTAGCTTCTTTGGAAAGCAATAA GGTTGCTATCCCACTGATTTTATCACTTCCAGCTACAGTGCTTtcattgaccaaaaaagaccGGCTCCAG GTTAAAGTGAGTACTGTGCTTGGTTCAAGTGCACCTCCTCTGACAGTTAAGTTGGTGCGAGCATTGAGTTCTGGTTCGAAAGTTGCAACCACAATTGAAAGCCAG GAACTCAAGTTTGACAGAGAAAGTGAATCCCATTTCTTGGATGTGCCAAAAAGTGTCGATGTTGGAAATTACATATTTGTCTTTGAG GTTGTTCTGCATGATTCTGAAGATGAAAAAGTTTATGCAACTGGAGGCTCTACTCAAGTGCAGATATTTGTCACAGGAgttatcaaaattgaaaatgcagaGATTGTTGTACTGGATAGTGATGTCGGGAGCAtagaaacccagaaaaa ACTAGATTTAGCTGGAGAAAATTCGCTCGCACTATCGGCAAACCACCTCCAAAAGCTGCGCCTATCCTTTCAATTGACCACTCCTTTTGGAAATGCTTTTAAGCCACATCAG GTATTTTTGAAGTTGAGACATGAGACCAAGGTTGAGCATATCTTTGTGGTGGGGAAATCCGGCAAAAAGTTTGAGATAATACTG gatTTTCTTGGATTGGTTGAGAAGTTTTACTATCTTTCAGGTAGTTATGACATTCAATTAACTGTTGGCGATGCTGTAATG GAAAACTCTTTCTTCCGGGCTATTGGCTACATTGATTTGGATCTACCAGAAGCACCTGAAAAGGCATCCCGCCCTCCTACACCGGCCATTGATCCTTACTCAAAATATGGCCCCAAAGCAGAGATAAGCCATATCTTTAGGGTTCCAGAAAAGCGTCCTTCTCAAGAGCTCTCTCTTATTTTCTTGGGTCTTGTGTTTTTGCCACtgattggatttttggttGGG CTATTACGCTTAGGGGTGAATCTGAAGAACTTCCCTACTTCAGCATTACCAGCCACCTTTGGTATCCTATTCCATGTCGGCATTGCAGCAGTTCTTTTGCTCTATGTGCTTTTCTGGTTGAAG CTGGATCTATTTACGACACTGAAATGGGTTGGACTGTTGGGAGTTTTCTTGCTGTTTGTGGGACACAGGATTCTTTCCCATCAGGCCTCAACATCAGCCAAATTGAAATCTGCTTGA
- the LOC117636724 gene encoding dolichyl-diphosphooligosaccharide--protein glycosyltransferase subunit 2 isoform X2 yields MATRNLGGFLVLILAIAICEAASVFQPISDSHRSAASELFTANDGSFGSLEEAYEALRSFEILGIDKKSDIRTAICQSVVDKLGSSSSAPKDLFYALKVNSILKCKVNDKIFEGIAARLKAIANTASSLLDFYHSIGSLVLIKDQSSEVDVLLADAGGIFHSIKSLSQSDGRWRFSSDNPESSTYAAGLALEALSGVVSLASSEIDQSKIGTLKSDILKLFDSVEKYDDGAMYFDEKVVDLRERQSPLSTTASVVRGLTAFAAVTSGNIKVPGDKILGLAKFFLGIGIPGNAKDFFNQVDSLASLESNKVAIPLILSLPATVLSLTKKDRLQVKVSTVLGSSAPPLTVKLVRALSSGSKVATTIESQVVLHDSEDEKVYATGGSTQVQIFVTGVIKIENAEIVVLDSDVGSIETQKKLDLAGENSLALSANHLQKLRLSFQLTTPFGNAFKPHQVFLKLRHETKVEHIFVVGKSGKKFEIILDFLGLVEKFYYLSGSYDIQLTVGDAVMENSFFRAIGYIDLDLPEAPEKASRPPTPAIDPYSKYGPKAEISHIFRVPEKRPSQELSLIFLGLVFLPLIGFLVGLLRLGVNLKNFPTSALPATFGILFHVGIAAVLLLYVLFWLKLDLFTTLKWVGLLGVFLLFVGHRILSHQASTSAKLKSA; encoded by the exons ATGGCTACCAGAAACCTCGGGGGATTTCTGGTACTGATTTTGGCGATTGCGATCTGCGAAGCTGCTTCCGTCTTCCAGCCGATCTCTGACTCTCACCGATCCGCGGCCTCTGAGCTCTTCACAGCCAACGATGGTTCCTTCGGGAG TTTAGAAGAGGCATATGAAGCTCTAAGATCGTTTGAGATTCTTGGGATTGATAAAAAGTCTGATATACGCACTGCTATTTGTCAGTCCGTTGTGGACAAACTTGGGTCATCGTCTTCTGCCCCAAAGGATTTGTTTTATGCCTTAAAGGTTAACAgcattttgaaatgcaaggtTAACGATAAGATATTTGAG GGCATTGCTGCAAGACTTAAAGCTATTGCCAATACTGCAAGTTCATTGCTTGACTTCTACCACTCAATCGGAAGCTTGGTACTTATTAAG GATCAAAGTTCTGAAGTTGATGTACTTCTTGCTGATGCTGGTGGAATTTTCCATTCTATCAAG TCTCTGAGCCAGAGTGATGGAAGGTGGCGTTTTAGTTCTGATAATCCCGAGTCTAGTACCTATGCTGCTG GATTAGCACTTGAAGCACTTTCGGGGGTTGTCTCATTAGCATCTTCCGAAATTGATCAGTCCAAG ATTGGTACATTGAAAAGTGATATTTTGAAGCTTTTTGACAGTGTTGAGAAATATG ATGATGGGGCCATGTACTTTGATGAAAAAGTTGTTGATCTGCGTGAGCGTCAGAGTCCTCTTTCAACTACTGCGTCAGTTGTTCGAGGACTGACAGCATTTGCAGCTGTGACATCTGGAAACATAAAG GTTCCAGGGGACAAAATATTGGGTCTGGCAAAATTCTTCCTTGGAATTGGCATTCCCGGCAATGCTAAAGACTTCTTCAACCAAGTGGACTCATTAGCTTCTTTGGAAAGCAATAA GGTTGCTATCCCACTGATTTTATCACTTCCAGCTACAGTGCTTtcattgaccaaaaaagaccGGCTCCAG GTTAAAGTGAGTACTGTGCTTGGTTCAAGTGCACCTCCTCTGACAGTTAAGTTGGTGCGAGCATTGAGTTCTGGTTCGAAAGTTGCAACCACAATTGAAAGCCAG GTTGTTCTGCATGATTCTGAAGATGAAAAAGTTTATGCAACTGGAGGCTCTACTCAAGTGCAGATATTTGTCACAGGAgttatcaaaattgaaaatgcagaGATTGTTGTACTGGATAGTGATGTCGGGAGCAtagaaacccagaaaaa ACTAGATTTAGCTGGAGAAAATTCGCTCGCACTATCGGCAAACCACCTCCAAAAGCTGCGCCTATCCTTTCAATTGACCACTCCTTTTGGAAATGCTTTTAAGCCACATCAG GTATTTTTGAAGTTGAGACATGAGACCAAGGTTGAGCATATCTTTGTGGTGGGGAAATCCGGCAAAAAGTTTGAGATAATACTG gatTTTCTTGGATTGGTTGAGAAGTTTTACTATCTTTCAGGTAGTTATGACATTCAATTAACTGTTGGCGATGCTGTAATG GAAAACTCTTTCTTCCGGGCTATTGGCTACATTGATTTGGATCTACCAGAAGCACCTGAAAAGGCATCCCGCCCTCCTACACCGGCCATTGATCCTTACTCAAAATATGGCCCCAAAGCAGAGATAAGCCATATCTTTAGGGTTCCAGAAAAGCGTCCTTCTCAAGAGCTCTCTCTTATTTTCTTGGGTCTTGTGTTTTTGCCACtgattggatttttggttGGG CTATTACGCTTAGGGGTGAATCTGAAGAACTTCCCTACTTCAGCATTACCAGCCACCTTTGGTATCCTATTCCATGTCGGCATTGCAGCAGTTCTTTTGCTCTATGTGCTTTTCTGGTTGAAG CTGGATCTATTTACGACACTGAAATGGGTTGGACTGTTGGGAGTTTTCTTGCTGTTTGTGGGACACAGGATTCTTTCCCATCAGGCCTCAACATCAGCCAAATTGAAATCTGCTTGA